In Streptomyces dangxiongensis, one DNA window encodes the following:
- a CDS encoding lactate utilization protein B gives MSGTFVGMPAFPEAAHRAVRDPVLRANLRHATHTIRAKRATAVGELSDWVELREAGRRIKDHTLRHLDRYLLRLEESVTAAGGTVHWAADAAEANRIVTRLVKETGESEVVKVKSMATQEIGLNEALEAEGIRAYETDLAELIVQLGRDRPSHILVPAIHRNRGEIRDVFVREMGAWGRPAPAGLTDTPAELAEAARLHLREKFLRAKVGVSGANFMVAETGTLVVVESEGNGRMCLTLPETLISVVGIEKVVPTWRDLEVFLQTLPRSSTAERMNPYTSMWTGTTDGDGPRTFHLVLLDNGRTDTLADRVGRQALACIRCSACLNVCPVYERAGGHAYGSVYPGPIGAILSPQLRGTADEIDASLPFASSLCGACYEVCPVAIDIPEVLVHLRERVVEGGPAVRQGNRVVLKPARGHAAERAAMRAARWAFARPGTLRTGQRLAARTRRLHPRTLPGPGRAWSGTRDLPAVPAEPFRDWWQRTRGGKDGAE, from the coding sequence GATCCCGTCCTGCGCGCGAACCTGCGGCACGCCACGCACACCATCCGGGCCAAACGCGCCACGGCGGTCGGTGAGTTGTCCGACTGGGTCGAGCTGCGGGAGGCGGGCCGACGGATCAAGGACCACACCCTGCGCCATCTCGACCGCTACCTGCTGCGGTTGGAGGAGTCGGTCACCGCCGCCGGGGGCACGGTCCACTGGGCCGCCGACGCGGCGGAGGCCAACCGGATCGTGACCCGACTGGTCAAGGAGACCGGCGAGTCGGAGGTCGTCAAGGTCAAGTCGATGGCCACGCAGGAGATCGGGCTCAACGAAGCCCTGGAGGCCGAGGGCATCCGTGCCTATGAGACCGATCTCGCCGAGCTGATCGTGCAGTTGGGCAGGGACCGTCCCTCGCACATCCTGGTGCCGGCCATCCACCGCAACCGGGGTGAGATCCGGGACGTCTTCGTCCGCGAGATGGGCGCGTGGGGCCGGCCGGCCCCGGCGGGCCTGACCGACACGCCCGCCGAACTCGCCGAGGCCGCCCGGCTGCACCTGCGGGAGAAGTTCCTGCGCGCGAAGGTCGGCGTCTCCGGCGCCAACTTCATGGTCGCCGAGACCGGCACCCTCGTCGTGGTGGAGTCCGAGGGCAACGGCCGGATGTGCCTGACCCTGCCGGAGACGCTGATCTCCGTCGTCGGCATCGAGAAGGTCGTGCCGACCTGGCGGGACCTGGAGGTCTTCCTCCAGACGCTCCCCCGCTCCTCCACCGCCGAGCGGATGAACCCGTACACCAGCATGTGGACCGGCACCACCGACGGGGACGGGCCGCGCACCTTCCACCTGGTGCTCCTCGACAACGGCCGCACCGACACCCTCGCCGACCGGGTCGGCCGTCAGGCGCTGGCCTGCATCCGCTGCTCGGCCTGTCTGAACGTCTGCCCGGTGTACGAGCGGGCGGGCGGGCACGCGTACGGCTCGGTCTACCCGGGACCCATCGGCGCCATCCTCAGCCCCCAACTGCGGGGCACGGCCGACGAGATCGACGCCTCGCTGCCCTTCGCGTCGAGTCTGTGCGGCGCCTGCTACGAGGTGTGCCCGGTCGCCATCGACATCCCCGAGGTGCTGGTGCACCTGCGGGAACGGGTCGTGGAGGGCGGTCCGGCGGTACGGCAGGGCAACAGGGTCGTCCTCAAACCCGCCCGGGGACACGCGGCCGAGCGGGCGGCCATGCGGGCCGCGCGCTGGGCCTTCGCCCGCCCCGGCACCCTGCGCACCGGCCAGCGGCTCGCCGCCCGCACCCGCCGGCTGCATCCCCGTACGCTGCCGGGCCCGGGGAGGGCGTGGAGCGGCACCCGGGACCTGCCGGCCGTACCGGCCGAGCCCTTCCGGGACTGGTGGCAGCGCACCCGCGGTGGAAAGGACGGCGCCGAGTGA